In one Synergistales bacterium genomic region, the following are encoded:
- a CDS encoding SMC family ATPase, with amino-acid sequence MTPERLVIRDLFGVREADLAFEGGVVAIVGPNGAGKSSLLDALLVALFGEPSETRTRRLNQSGYVRVGADRGEVAFTFRLDGGRYRISRTFFPERKAQRIALAEETEEGWTPLASSVKDAESLLAGLLDPSGGEEGRGIAALREAFCTSVLVPQGAVTELVDKTPADRWKVLAAALGLQDEQRFRERAQKVKQSASQELARIQWELDRLQRDLEGIAPLPTLRERRREAGTRSDRLERALEGIRKAEKARSTLDERTRRLNGARHRRARAERDERRCRDRASLSAASEGLRTLRERASRLGRARSGEREARQALQKEEGAFREQDDLLQVFRDHYRKLSEEKEKQAPLARYASCVAEIRWIHDEMAHQENEKKRMDVEKGQIQAELEEWRRAAALLTREELLEKRRRVTAEHKKAAAALKERMDRLLTALTDWLELLAGDADVVELQTLTRLRAVEMARTLADSGLSRALEEITNAKARCHRLLRQGLELHEGLRDLPAEPLPEGWRTLSREQAEEKVAQKEKAIRDRVARRDAADRELVRLDGKRTENARRLPDRDEAFLRRVEAAAARTGELDDEMQKTQIRGGKTAEKARKLGEQRDRSRERAERAGRELDEARRLFDEAVAAWKKASAGHSWSREELLRAQREEFLSLEEGELERAAAELQSARDLERQADGELRAFRAEHAEEPPRAVELERT; translated from the coding sequence ATGACGCCGGAACGGCTGGTGATCCGCGATCTCTTCGGCGTCCGCGAGGCCGACCTGGCCTTTGAAGGCGGTGTTGTCGCCATCGTGGGGCCCAACGGCGCCGGGAAGAGCTCCCTCCTGGACGCCCTGCTGGTGGCGCTCTTCGGCGAGCCCTCGGAGACGCGCACCCGCAGGCTCAACCAGTCCGGCTACGTGCGCGTCGGCGCCGACCGCGGCGAGGTGGCCTTCACCTTCCGCCTCGACGGGGGGCGCTACCGGATCAGCCGGACCTTTTTCCCCGAGAGGAAAGCCCAGAGGATCGCCCTCGCCGAGGAGACGGAGGAGGGCTGGACCCCCCTGGCCTCGTCGGTGAAGGATGCGGAATCCCTCCTTGCCGGTCTGCTGGACCCCTCGGGCGGCGAGGAAGGCCGGGGCATCGCCGCCCTCCGGGAGGCCTTCTGCACCTCCGTGCTGGTCCCCCAGGGGGCGGTGACGGAGCTGGTGGACAAGACCCCCGCCGACCGCTGGAAGGTGCTGGCCGCCGCGCTGGGCCTCCAGGATGAGCAGCGCTTCCGGGAGCGGGCGCAGAAGGTGAAGCAGTCGGCGTCGCAGGAGCTCGCCCGGATCCAGTGGGAGCTGGACCGGCTGCAGCGCGATCTGGAAGGGATCGCGCCCCTCCCGACGCTGCGGGAACGCCGTCGGGAGGCCGGGACGCGGAGCGACCGGCTGGAGCGGGCCCTGGAAGGGATCCGCAAGGCCGAGAAAGCGCGGAGCACCCTGGACGAACGCACCAGGCGCCTCAACGGGGCCCGGCACCGGCGCGCCAGGGCCGAGCGGGACGAGCGCCGCTGCCGGGATCGGGCCTCCCTCTCGGCCGCCTCGGAGGGCCTGCGCACCCTCAGGGAACGGGCCTCCCGTCTGGGACGCGCCCGCAGCGGGGAACGCGAGGCCCGGCAGGCCCTCCAGAAGGAAGAGGGGGCCTTCCGCGAGCAGGATGATCTGCTGCAGGTCTTCCGCGACCACTACAGGAAGCTCAGCGAGGAGAAGGAGAAACAGGCCCCGCTGGCCCGGTACGCCTCCTGTGTCGCGGAGATCCGGTGGATTCACGACGAGATGGCCCATCAGGAAAACGAGAAAAAACGGATGGATGTGGAGAAGGGGCAGATCCAGGCCGAACTGGAGGAGTGGCGCCGCGCCGCCGCGCTCCTGACCCGGGAGGAGCTGCTGGAGAAGCGGCGGCGGGTGACGGCGGAGCACAAAAAGGCCGCCGCGGCGCTGAAGGAGCGGATGGACCGCCTGCTGACCGCCCTGACCGACTGGCTGGAGCTGCTGGCAGGCGACGCCGACGTGGTGGAGCTGCAGACCCTCACCCGCCTCCGGGCCGTTGAGATGGCCCGCACCCTGGCCGATTCCGGCCTCTCCCGGGCGCTGGAGGAGATCACCAACGCCAAGGCGCGCTGCCACCGCCTCCTCAGGCAGGGCCTGGAACTCCACGAAGGGCTCCGGGACCTCCCCGCGGAGCCCCTCCCCGAAGGGTGGCGCACGCTCTCGCGGGAACAGGCCGAGGAGAAGGTGGCGCAGAAGGAGAAGGCCATCCGGGATCGCGTCGCCCGTCGGGATGCGGCCGATCGCGAACTGGTCCGGCTCGACGGGAAACGCACCGAGAACGCCCGCCGTCTGCCCGACCGGGACGAGGCCTTCCTGCGGCGGGTGGAGGCGGCCGCGGCCCGGACCGGGGAGCTGGACGACGAGATGCAGAAGACCCAGATCCGGGGGGGCAAGACCGCCGAGAAGGCCCGGAAACTGGGCGAGCAACGCGACCGCAGCCGGGAGCGCGCCGAACGCGCCGGGCGGGAGCTGGACGAGGCCCGCCGTCTCTTCGACGAGGCCGTCGCCGCCTGGAAGAAGGCCTCCGCCGGGCACAGCTGGTCCCGTGAGGAGCTGCTGCGGGCGCAGCGTGAGGAATTCCTGTCCCTGGAGGAGGGCGAGCTGGAGCGGGCCGCCGCGGAGCTTCAGTCGGCCCGTGATCTGGAGCGCCAGGCCGACGGGGAGCTCCGCGCCTTCCGGGCGGAGCACGCCGAGGAGCCCCCGCGGGCGGTGGAGCTGGAGCGGAC
- a CDS encoding metallophosphoesterase has product MRLLFTGDWHVGARTWGIDRLPEARDGLEQLLDQAREHRPEAVVVLGDIFHTFRYPGEEAVTLVAATIRRLLDLPSRPEVLLLRGNHDWAGVKVWEILDAGDRLRIVDSPSLQQVGDVALYLLPYLRHHQIPPEGAPEDLLPTDPPDGNPSLTLLAAHLALAGTVPGLTEPVVDPGRAADLGASAMICGHIHRHGPVTDDPISAFYAGPLYRGDFAEEGQDLGSLLADSADGVLRALPLRGRSLHTLHYPDEESMAAELPAAMGMLEDDSWVRISLESCPTGELRLLDRLREEDRRIVRVRMAPGADPEGSAEAERPRAELHPAELWAQYVASEEDDGPRRELVTRAGQLLLDGADPEEVWGFLRGQAAGDEEAGG; this is encoded by the coding sequence GTGCGGCTCCTTTTCACCGGCGACTGGCACGTAGGGGCCCGCACCTGGGGGATCGACCGCCTGCCCGAGGCCCGGGACGGCCTGGAGCAGCTGCTGGACCAGGCCCGCGAGCACCGGCCGGAGGCGGTGGTGGTCCTCGGCGATATCTTCCACACCTTCCGCTATCCCGGCGAAGAGGCCGTCACCCTGGTGGCGGCCACCATCCGCAGACTGCTGGACCTTCCCTCCCGGCCGGAGGTGCTGCTCCTCCGGGGCAACCACGACTGGGCGGGGGTGAAGGTCTGGGAGATCCTCGACGCCGGCGACCGCCTCCGGATCGTCGACAGCCCGTCGCTGCAGCAGGTGGGCGACGTCGCCCTCTATCTGCTCCCCTACCTGCGGCACCATCAGATCCCCCCCGAGGGGGCCCCCGAAGACCTCCTCCCCACGGACCCCCCGGACGGCAACCCCTCGCTGACCCTTCTGGCGGCCCATCTGGCCCTCGCCGGCACCGTCCCCGGCCTCACGGAGCCGGTGGTGGATCCCGGGCGCGCCGCCGATCTGGGCGCCTCCGCCATGATCTGCGGCCATATCCACCGCCACGGCCCCGTCACCGATGACCCCATCAGCGCCTTCTACGCCGGACCGCTCTACCGCGGCGATTTCGCCGAGGAGGGCCAGGACCTCGGCTCACTCCTGGCGGACAGCGCCGACGGCGTGCTCCGGGCCCTCCCGCTCCGGGGGAGGAGCCTCCACACCCTGCATTACCCCGACGAGGAGAGCATGGCGGCGGAACTCCCCGCCGCCATGGGCATGCTGGAGGACGACAGCTGGGTCCGGATCTCCCTGGAGAGCTGTCCCACCGGCGAGCTGCGTCTGCTGGACCGCCTGCGCGAGGAGGACCGCCGGATCGTCCGCGTCCGGATGGCCCCCGGCGCCGATCCGGAGGGCTCCGCCGAAGCGGAGCGCCCCCGCGCCGAGCTGCACCCCGCGGAACTCTGGGCGCAGTATGTGGCCTCCGAGGAGGACGACGGCCCCCGCAGGGAGCTGGTGACCCGCGCCGGGCAGCTGCTCCTGGACGGCGCCGACCCGGAGGAGGTCTGGGGCTTCCTCCGCGGGCAGGCCGCCGGGGATGAGGAGGCCGGGGGATGA
- a CDS encoding HDIG domain-containing protein — protein sequence MVPDREQALELLRRYNKDEGHINHGLAVEAVMRHMAARKGGDEDLWGVVGLLHDLDWEQTEDDPQQHTARAVEWLRGEGYPEELVRAVRSHGWGLVQDDVPPESEMEKTLYAVDELTGFVIAVALVRPSRSTKDMKLKSVKKKWKDKAFARGVDREVIQKGADMLGVSMDELIQETIEGLRPVEERIGLGA from the coding sequence ATGGTTCCCGACCGAGAACAGGCGCTGGAGCTCCTCAGGCGCTACAACAAGGACGAAGGCCACATCAACCACGGCCTGGCCGTGGAGGCGGTGATGCGCCATATGGCCGCCAGGAAGGGCGGAGACGAGGACCTCTGGGGCGTGGTGGGACTGCTCCACGACCTGGACTGGGAGCAGACCGAGGACGACCCGCAGCAGCACACCGCCAGGGCGGTGGAGTGGCTCCGCGGGGAGGGCTACCCCGAGGAGCTCGTCCGGGCCGTCCGCTCCCACGGCTGGGGGCTGGTGCAGGACGATGTGCCCCCGGAGTCGGAGATGGAGAAGACCCTCTACGCCGTGGACGAGCTGACGGGCTTTGTCATCGCCGTGGCCCTGGTGCGCCCCAGCCGCTCCACGAAGGACATGAAGCTCAAGTCCGTGAAGAAGAAGTGGAAGGACAAGGCCTTCGCCCGCGGCGTGGACCGCGAGGTGATCCAGAAGGGCGCCGACATGCTGGGGGTCTCCATGGACGAGCTGATCCAGGAGACCATCGAGGGCCTGCGCCCCGTGGAAGAGCGGATCGGGCTGGGAGCATAG
- a CDS encoding dCMP deaminase family protein, whose product MEQRRPDWMEYFMVIAEVVASRSTCLRRKVGAVIVRDRHIVSTGYNGAPRGVRHCAETGCLREQLGIPSGQRHEICRGAHAEMNAIAQAASTGTSTEGTDLYCTTEPCSFCSKAIINAGIRRLYYAHSYPDELARTLRAEAGLEEHCTGPVREARRFLCDDPETS is encoded by the coding sequence ATGGAGCAGAGACGCCCCGACTGGATGGAGTATTTCATGGTCATCGCCGAGGTGGTGGCCTCCAGAAGCACCTGTCTGCGCCGCAAGGTCGGCGCGGTGATCGTTAGAGACCGGCATATCGTCAGCACCGGCTACAACGGCGCGCCCCGCGGGGTGCGTCACTGCGCCGAGACGGGCTGTCTGCGGGAGCAGCTGGGCATCCCCTCGGGGCAGCGCCACGAGATCTGCCGCGGCGCCCACGCCGAGATGAACGCCATCGCCCAGGCGGCGTCCACCGGCACCTCCACGGAGGGAACGGACCTCTACTGCACCACCGAGCCCTGCTCCTTCTGCTCCAAGGCCATCATCAACGCCGGCATCCGCCGGCTCTACTACGCCCACTCCTATCCCGACGAACTGGCCCGCACCCTGCGCGCCGAGGCCGGCCTGGAGGAACACTGCACCGGCCCGGTCCGCGAGGCGCGGCGCTTTCTCTGCGACGACCCCGAGACGTCCTGA
- a CDS encoding chemotaxis protein translates to MKEERILTEVGTNEWQVVVFQLGDQSFAINVDKTREILRWPGVRPVPRAHESMVGITTVRGEVIPLIDIRIYLGIEKQVPLEESKVIVTEFNKMKLGFVVDAVERIYRISSEELDSSLTGSFLGENALYVIKRENRNILLLDYERIVQMVNPTIEEQFHVSEGGAKASKAIGDPNDYAILVAEDSPLIRRLLQDALAEGGFHNVELVSHGKAAWDRLSAGEDTFHLLITDIEMPKMDGLTLTRKVKSGDEIEPIPVIVFSSIMAEDIKRKAVSVGADAQITKPEIDELVDRVCNLLEENYTKKG, encoded by the coding sequence ATGAAAGAAGAGCGAATACTGACAGAGGTCGGCACCAACGAGTGGCAGGTGGTGGTCTTCCAGCTGGGGGACCAGTCCTTCGCCATCAATGTGGACAAGACCAGGGAGATCCTCCGCTGGCCCGGCGTGCGTCCCGTACCGAGGGCCCACGAGTCCATGGTGGGCATCACCACGGTCCGCGGCGAGGTGATCCCCCTGATCGACATTCGGATCTATCTGGGGATCGAGAAGCAGGTGCCCCTGGAGGAGAGCAAGGTCATCGTGACGGAGTTCAACAAGATGAAGCTGGGCTTCGTGGTGGACGCCGTGGAGCGGATCTACCGGATCAGCTCCGAGGAGCTCGATTCCAGCCTGACCGGCAGCTTTCTGGGGGAGAACGCCCTCTACGTCATCAAGCGGGAGAACCGGAACATCCTTCTGCTGGACTACGAGCGGATCGTCCAGATGGTGAACCCCACCATCGAGGAGCAGTTCCACGTCAGCGAGGGGGGCGCGAAGGCGAGCAAGGCCATCGGCGACCCCAACGACTACGCCATCCTGGTGGCCGAGGATTCGCCGCTGATCCGGCGCCTCCTGCAGGACGCCCTGGCCGAGGGCGGCTTCCACAACGTGGAGCTGGTGAGCCACGGCAAGGCGGCCTGGGACCGGCTGTCGGCCGGCGAGGATACCTTCCACCTGCTGATCACCGACATCGAGATGCCCAAGATGGACGGCCTGACGCTCACCAGGAAGGTCAAGTCCGGCGACGAGATCGAACCGATTCCGGTGATCGTCTTCTCTTCCATCATGGCTGAGGACATCAAGCGGAAGGCCGTGAGCGTCGGCGCCGATGCGCAGATCACCAAACCGGAGATCGACGAGCTGGTCGACAGGGTCTGTAACCTGCTCGAAGAGAACTATACGAAAAAGGGGTAA